The following proteins are encoded in a genomic region of Sorangiineae bacterium MSr12523:
- a CDS encoding DUF779 domain-containing protein: MLIPRVLATEAALELIASLKEENGPLLFHQSGGCCDGSAPMCYPIGEFRIGVNDVYLGEVGGCAFYMGGAQFDYWQHTQLTLDVVPGRGSGFSLEAPSGVRFIVRSRVFGEHELRSLPVLRRGPQL; encoded by the coding sequence ATGTTGATTCCCCGAGTGCTTGCAACCGAGGCGGCCCTCGAGCTGATTGCCTCGTTGAAGGAGGAGAATGGGCCGCTCCTCTTCCACCAGTCGGGAGGGTGCTGCGATGGCAGCGCACCCATGTGCTATCCGATTGGAGAATTTCGCATTGGCGTCAACGACGTCTACCTCGGCGAGGTGGGCGGCTGCGCGTTTTACATGGGGGGCGCGCAGTTCGACTATTGGCAGCACACCCAGCTCACGCTCGACGTGGTGCCCGGGCGAGGCAGCGGGTTCTCGCTCGAGGCGCCAAGTGGCGTCCGGTTCATCGTGCGTTCCCGCGTCTTTGGAGAGCACGAGCTGCGATCGCTCCCTGTCCTGCGACGGGGGCCTCAACTCTGA
- a CDS encoding aldehyde dehydrogenase family protein — MLYSSPNQSDSKVQFKSRYENFIGGEWCPPVKGRYFENITPVTGHGFCDVPRSTAEDVERALDAAHKVKSRWGMTSPADRALMMNRIADRIEQNLEMLAVAETWDNGKPVRETLAADIPLAVDHFRYFAAAIRAQEGAVAELDHDTVAYHFHEPLGVVGQIIPWNFPILMAVWKLAPALAAGNCVVLKPAEQTPASILLLMELIGDLIPPGVVNVVNGFGVEAGKPLASSPRIAKIAFTGETTTGRLILQYASENLIPATLELGGKSPNIFFDDVVSYSDDFFDKCLEGFAMFALNQGEVCTCPSRALIQANIHAGFLERAIARTKRHVPGHPLNTTTTVGAQASNDQLEKILSYIDIGKKEGAKVLLGGERVKLSGELSGGYYVLPTILAGQNKMRIFQEEIFGPVVSTTSFKDFDDAISIANDTLYGLGAGVWTRDGTKAYRAARAIHAGRVWTNCYHLYPAHAAFGGYKQSGIGRETHLMMLQHYQQTKNLLVSYSPKAMGLF, encoded by the coding sequence ATGCTCTACTCCTCGCCGAACCAGTCCGATTCCAAGGTGCAGTTCAAGTCGCGCTACGAGAACTTCATCGGCGGCGAGTGGTGTCCGCCGGTCAAGGGCAGGTACTTCGAGAACATCACGCCGGTCACGGGTCACGGCTTTTGCGACGTACCGCGCTCGACGGCGGAAGACGTGGAGCGTGCGCTCGATGCGGCGCACAAGGTCAAGTCGCGCTGGGGCATGACGTCGCCTGCGGATCGCGCGTTGATGATGAATCGCATCGCCGATCGCATCGAACAGAACCTGGAAATGTTGGCCGTCGCCGAAACGTGGGACAACGGCAAGCCGGTGCGCGAAACCTTGGCCGCGGACATCCCTCTGGCCGTGGATCACTTTCGCTATTTCGCCGCCGCCATTCGCGCTCAGGAGGGCGCGGTGGCCGAGCTCGATCACGACACGGTGGCGTACCACTTCCACGAGCCACTCGGTGTCGTGGGGCAGATCATTCCGTGGAATTTTCCCATTCTCATGGCGGTGTGGAAGCTCGCGCCCGCGCTGGCCGCAGGAAACTGCGTGGTCCTCAAGCCCGCCGAGCAAACGCCCGCGTCGATCCTCCTCTTGATGGAGCTCATTGGCGATCTCATTCCGCCGGGCGTGGTGAACGTGGTGAACGGCTTCGGTGTAGAGGCAGGAAAGCCGCTCGCATCGAGCCCGCGCATCGCGAAAATCGCATTCACCGGCGAGACCACCACGGGACGTCTCATTCTGCAGTACGCCTCCGAGAACCTCATTCCTGCGACCTTGGAGCTCGGCGGCAAGTCGCCGAACATCTTCTTCGACGACGTCGTCTCCTACAGTGACGACTTTTTCGACAAGTGCCTCGAAGGCTTCGCCATGTTCGCGCTCAACCAGGGCGAGGTGTGCACCTGCCCCTCGCGCGCCCTCATTCAGGCGAACATCCACGCAGGCTTCCTGGAGCGCGCGATTGCCCGCACGAAGCGCCACGTGCCCGGCCATCCGCTGAATACGACCACCACCGTGGGCGCGCAGGCCTCGAATGATCAGCTCGAAAAGATTCTCAGCTACATCGATATCGGGAAAAAAGAAGGCGCCAAAGTTCTCCTCGGCGGTGAACGCGTCAAACTCTCCGGGGAGCTCTCCGGTGGCTACTACGTCCTGCCCACGATTCTGGCGGGGCAGAACAAGATGCGCATCTTCCAGGAGGAAATCTTCGGGCCCGTGGTCTCCACCACGTCGTTCAAAGACTTCGACGATGCCATCTCGATTGCGAACGACACACTCTACGGTCTGGGCGCCGGCGTGTGGACGCGCGATGGAACGAAGGCGTACCGCGCAGCCCGCGCCATCCACGCGGGGCGCGTGTGGACGAATTGCTATCACCTCTACCCGGCGCACGCGGCGTTCGGCGGGTACAAACAGTCCGGCATCGGACGCGAGACGCACCTGATGATGCTTCAGCACTACCAGCAGACGAAGAACCTACTCGTCAGCTATTCACCAAAAGCGATGGGGCTCTTCTAG
- a CDS encoding sigma-54-dependent Fis family transcriptional regulator, with translation MLVLTDPGDVEGRTDQRRALASRFARVEAYGLRRDGDDYPIGPSDAALADRRARMESIFREEHRRLAQLPGSLANRSVCALVSDQDGVILSLHDGVSFRDTATRVRLVEGADWSERARGVNAIGTAIAERTPVAVIGPAHFELRNAGLFCYASPIFDPHGRLVAVLDVTGPMERHDAGFELVVRTSAMSIERSLRAITYARAGFRNLGAIEHLVSRASGPTILVEPRGPVSIHNEAARSSLLSGRAFVDCQTLFGMDFDELARMARDGGEPRFETRDGVFRVKLDPLLDEGEHPFGIIVHFDPVARAPRPPAKALEPATKEELPAPFAEIFATDEAVVSSKYLAAKFAKTQLPVLLLAETGTGKELFARAIHAASECGSGPFIAVNCGAVASTLLESELFGYAPGAFTGAGRRGSDGLLGAAHGGTLFLDEIAEMPAPLQASLLRALDDGSYRRLGDSRPRRSAFRLIGATYRDLGAMVEQGDFRTDLFFRLHGACIRIAPLRNRTDRLGLAQALLEKHHSGGAGVPKLARSAVAYLEEHSWPGNVRELRNALAYAVALAGDGPIERHHLPERLVGSGSPTRTRAEVLREAAEEAVRASGGNISDAARKLGVARDTLYRMLKKK, from the coding sequence GTGCTGGTTTTGACCGATCCCGGTGACGTAGAGGGCCGCACCGATCAACGGCGGGCACTCGCGTCACGGTTCGCGCGCGTGGAGGCATATGGACTTCGACGCGACGGCGATGACTATCCGATCGGTCCGAGCGATGCGGCCCTCGCTGATCGACGCGCCCGCATGGAGAGCATCTTCCGCGAGGAGCATCGGCGCCTCGCACAATTGCCTGGAAGCTTGGCAAATCGCTCGGTGTGCGCGCTCGTCTCGGATCAAGACGGGGTCATCCTTTCGCTGCACGACGGTGTCTCGTTTCGCGACACAGCCACACGGGTGCGGCTCGTCGAGGGCGCCGATTGGAGCGAACGCGCGCGCGGCGTCAACGCCATCGGGACGGCCATCGCCGAGCGGACGCCGGTCGCGGTGATCGGGCCTGCGCACTTCGAGCTGCGCAACGCGGGCCTCTTCTGCTACGCGTCGCCCATCTTCGATCCGCACGGCCGGCTCGTGGCCGTGCTCGACGTCACGGGGCCGATGGAGCGGCACGATGCCGGCTTCGAGCTGGTCGTGCGAACGAGCGCGATGTCCATCGAGCGCTCGCTGCGGGCGATCACGTATGCGCGCGCGGGATTCCGCAACTTGGGCGCCATCGAGCACCTGGTGAGCCGCGCCAGCGGGCCGACCATTCTCGTGGAGCCCCGCGGCCCGGTGTCGATCCACAACGAGGCCGCCCGCAGTTCGCTCTTGTCGGGGCGCGCGTTCGTCGATTGCCAGACGCTGTTCGGGATGGATTTCGACGAACTCGCGCGGATGGCGCGCGACGGTGGCGAGCCGCGATTCGAGACGCGCGATGGCGTTTTCCGCGTGAAGCTCGATCCGTTACTGGACGAGGGGGAGCACCCCTTCGGCATCATCGTGCACTTCGACCCCGTGGCGCGGGCGCCGCGACCGCCGGCGAAGGCTCTCGAACCCGCGACCAAAGAGGAGCTACCCGCACCGTTCGCGGAGATCTTCGCCACGGACGAAGCCGTGGTGAGCTCGAAATACCTGGCGGCCAAGTTCGCGAAGACCCAGTTGCCCGTGCTTCTTTTGGCGGAGACCGGGACGGGCAAGGAGCTGTTCGCGCGCGCTATTCACGCGGCGAGCGAGTGCGGGAGCGGCCCCTTCATCGCGGTGAACTGCGGCGCGGTCGCATCGACGCTGCTGGAGAGCGAGTTGTTCGGCTACGCACCCGGCGCCTTCACGGGCGCAGGACGGCGGGGCTCGGACGGCCTTCTGGGTGCGGCCCATGGCGGGACGCTGTTCCTCGACGAGATAGCCGAGATGCCCGCACCGCTGCAGGCATCGCTGCTGCGCGCGCTCGACGATGGCTCGTACCGGAGGCTCGGCGATTCGCGGCCGCGTAGGTCGGCGTTTCGTTTGATCGGAGCGACGTACCGCGATCTCGGTGCGATGGTCGAGCAGGGCGACTTCCGCACGGACCTTTTCTTCCGTCTCCACGGCGCGTGCATCCGCATCGCCCCGCTGCGCAATCGGACGGATCGCCTGGGCCTCGCGCAGGCGCTGCTCGAGAAGCATCATTCCGGCGGTGCCGGGGTGCCGAAGCTCGCGCGCTCCGCCGTTGCGTACTTGGAAGAGCACTCGTGGCCAGGCAACGTGCGCGAGCTGCGCAATGCGCTGGCCTACGCCGTGGCGCTCGCGGGCGATGGCCCCATCGAGCGCCACCACCTTCCCGAGCGGCTCGTGGGCTCCGGTTCTCCGACGCGCACGCGCGCCGAGGTGCTGCGCGAGGCAGCGGAGGAGGCGGTGCGCGCCTCCGGTGGAAACATCAGCGATGCCGCGCGCAAACTCGGTGTTGCGCGCGACACGCTGTACCGCATGCTGAAGAAGAAGTAG
- the rsgA gene encoding ribosome small subunit-dependent GTPase A, producing MHLQHDVSRMSHLGWTSFFESQHRQLGEHLENVVPARVVLASRGLLHVLGPHGTRRAVLAGKLRHDAVDASELPVVGDWVGLRGDSLAEPLPVVHRFERTSSLTRKEAGRRTRPQVLVANVDTVLIVSALTAELNVRRIERFVATVLEGGATPVIVLNKADLCENPEPLFHAVSEVAGSTQMIITSAATGAGIDSIRALARRGETLAMVGASGVGKSALTNCLLEEEGHQREGAVRVADERGRHTTTHRELFVLPSGALLIDTPGLRELALWSDDVAASPRGFDEIDALAEACAFRDCKHETEPGCAILGALASGELSEDRFLSWRKLEAEQRWLSARRGTDEARQQKQRNRMMGKMSRQVQRMKGNR from the coding sequence ATGCATCTGCAACACGATGTGTCTCGTATGTCCCACTTGGGATGGACATCATTTTTCGAATCGCAGCATCGCCAGCTCGGCGAGCACCTTGAAAACGTCGTTCCGGCCCGCGTCGTTCTCGCGAGCCGCGGTCTTCTTCACGTCCTCGGTCCGCACGGCACCCGCCGCGCGGTGCTCGCCGGCAAGTTGCGCCACGACGCCGTCGACGCTTCCGAGCTGCCCGTCGTGGGCGACTGGGTAGGCCTTCGGGGCGATAGCCTGGCAGAGCCACTGCCGGTGGTTCATCGCTTCGAGCGAACGTCATCGCTGACGCGAAAAGAGGCAGGACGCCGCACGCGACCGCAAGTCCTCGTGGCCAACGTCGACACGGTGCTCATCGTGAGCGCGCTCACGGCGGAGCTCAATGTCCGCCGCATCGAGCGCTTCGTGGCCACCGTGCTCGAAGGCGGCGCCACCCCGGTCATCGTTCTCAACAAGGCGGACCTTTGCGAGAACCCCGAGCCGCTGTTCCACGCCGTGAGCGAGGTCGCCGGCTCCACGCAGATGATCATCACCAGTGCCGCGACCGGCGCGGGCATCGATTCGATTCGTGCCCTCGCACGCCGCGGGGAAACACTGGCCATGGTCGGAGCCTCCGGGGTTGGCAAGTCGGCGCTGACCAACTGCCTCCTGGAAGAGGAGGGCCATCAGCGCGAAGGCGCCGTGCGCGTGGCCGACGAGCGCGGGCGGCACACCACCACGCATCGCGAGCTCTTCGTCCTGCCGAGTGGTGCACTCCTCATCGACACGCCCGGCCTGCGCGAGCTCGCGCTCTGGTCGGACGACGTGGCCGCGAGCCCTCGCGGCTTCGACGAGATCGACGCGCTCGCGGAGGCATGCGCCTTCCGCGATTGCAAACACGAGACGGAGCCCGGCTGTGCGATACTCGGTGCACTCGCCTCCGGAGAGCTCTCCGAAGACCGCTTCCTCTCGTGGCGAAAGCTCGAGGCGGAGCAGCGTTGGCTCAGCGCACGACGGGGCACCGACGAGGCGCGCCAGCAAAAGCAGCGCAATCGCATGATGGGAAAGATGTCGCGCCAGGTTCAGCGCATGAAGGGGAACAGGTAG